A window of Candidatus Methylomirabilota bacterium contains these coding sequences:
- a CDS encoding CusA/CzcA family heavy metal efflux RND transporter — translation MLQRIFELSLENRFLVLILTGLVILGGIIALRDLPIDAVPDITTVQVQVLTKTAPMGPVEVERYVTFPIEAAMSGLPDLEELRSVSRFGLSAVTAVFKDHVNPYFARQLVAERLATAKEQIPPGFGTPELAPVTTGLGEVYQFVVKGEGFTPMQLREILDWQIAYRLRAVPGVVEVSQWGGYAKQYHVVVDQRKLVSYRIPIGRVFEELEKNNAIAGGGYIEHNSEAYVIRGEGLVETQEDLSRILVGTGPGGTPITMAQLGQVRIDAMPRIGAATQDGVGETVVAMALMLRGGNGRVVAERIKDAVERMKPSLPPGVSIEPYYDRSDLVNKVIRTVTINLTEGALLVIAVLLLLLGNLRGGLIVAAAIPLSMLVAFTGMVRTGISGNLMSLGAIDFGLIVDGAVVMIENIVRHLAEARGVRKAERPLIILRAGREVLRPIFFAVSIIVIVYLPILTLQGVEGKMFKPMAFTVIFALLGSLILSFTLMPVLASLFLRGTISEGDSWVLRRVKILYLPRLAWSVHHPKMTALIAGSAFALSLILVPFLGGEFIPQLDEGDLVLQTWRLPSTALNQSIKDSLEIERALLRFPEVRQVVSRIGSPEIATDVMGMDMSDVFVALRPPREWKTGMTKEQLIDQLAAALASEVPGVGISFTQPIEMRFNELIAGIKSDIGLKIFGDDLKILKAKGDQAAHILRQIRGGEDVRAEQVAGLPALRIQVDRRRIARYGINTADVLAAVEAAGAGRVVGTVFEGQRRFALVVRAVGGSPTDLPSFQNLPVAAPNGALIPLAQLASVSIEEGPAQVSREDISRRIVVEANVRGRDLSSFVREAQDRIAKELTLPPGYHVKWGGQFENLARATSRLAIVVPLSLCLIFVLLYTTFNAVRPALLIFLNVPLAVTGGVLALAVRSLPFSISAGVGFIALFGVAVLNGVVLMSYILHLREEGLSARDAALRAAEIRLRPVLMTALVAGLGFIPMALSHGVGAEVQRPLATVVIGGLITSTLLTLLVLPSLYYWFEREPGNDVSFSA, via the coding sequence ATGCTTCAGCGTATCTTTGAGCTGTCTCTGGAAAACCGATTTCTTGTCCTGATCCTGACCGGTCTCGTTATCCTCGGGGGCATTATCGCCTTGCGCGACCTGCCGATCGACGCCGTCCCGGACATTACGACGGTGCAGGTACAGGTCCTGACCAAAACAGCGCCCATGGGTCCGGTAGAGGTAGAGCGATATGTCACCTTCCCGATCGAAGCGGCCATGAGCGGCCTGCCGGACCTGGAAGAGCTTCGCTCGGTGAGTCGATTCGGTCTCTCGGCCGTCACCGCGGTGTTCAAGGACCACGTTAACCCCTACTTTGCCAGACAACTGGTGGCCGAACGGCTCGCGACGGCCAAAGAACAGATCCCCCCCGGCTTCGGAACGCCGGAACTCGCGCCGGTCACGACGGGGCTGGGCGAGGTGTACCAGTTCGTGGTCAAGGGCGAAGGGTTCACGCCGATGCAACTGCGCGAGATCCTCGATTGGCAGATCGCCTACAGGCTGCGCGCGGTCCCCGGCGTCGTAGAGGTCTCGCAATGGGGCGGGTACGCGAAGCAGTACCACGTGGTTGTAGACCAGAGAAAACTTGTCTCGTATCGAATTCCTATCGGTCGGGTGTTTGAGGAGCTTGAGAAGAATAACGCCATCGCCGGAGGCGGTTATATCGAGCACAACAGCGAGGCCTATGTGATTCGAGGTGAGGGACTGGTCGAAACTCAGGAGGACCTCTCCCGCATCTTGGTGGGCACCGGACCGGGCGGCACACCGATTACAATGGCGCAACTGGGTCAGGTGAGAATCGATGCCATGCCCCGCATCGGCGCTGCAACGCAAGACGGCGTCGGTGAAACGGTTGTCGCCATGGCGCTGATGCTTCGCGGCGGCAACGGTCGTGTCGTAGCCGAACGGATTAAAGACGCGGTCGAGCGGATGAAGCCGAGTCTGCCGCCCGGGGTCTCCATTGAGCCATACTACGACCGATCAGACCTTGTCAACAAGGTCATCCGAACCGTCACCATCAATCTGACCGAGGGCGCGCTCCTCGTGATCGCAGTGTTGCTCCTCTTACTCGGTAATCTGCGCGGTGGTCTGATCGTCGCCGCAGCGATCCCCCTCTCCATGCTGGTGGCCTTCACGGGAATGGTCCGGACAGGGATCTCCGGCAACCTTATGAGCCTGGGCGCGATCGATTTCGGACTGATCGTGGACGGCGCCGTCGTGATGATTGAAAATATCGTCCGGCATCTGGCGGAAGCGCGAGGGGTGCGGAAAGCGGAGCGTCCCCTCATTATCCTCCGAGCCGGGCGGGAGGTCCTGCGGCCAATCTTCTTCGCGGTCAGCATTATCGTCATCGTCTACCTGCCGATCCTCACATTACAGGGCGTCGAGGGGAAGATGTTCAAGCCGATGGCGTTCACGGTCATTTTCGCCCTTCTCGGATCGCTCATCTTATCGTTTACCCTGATGCCGGTCCTGGCGTCTCTCTTTCTGCGGGGGACAATCAGCGAGGGCGATTCGTGGGTGCTGCGCCGCGTCAAGATCCTGTACCTGCCGCGACTCGCGTGGAGCGTCCATCACCCGAAGATGACGGCCCTCATCGCGGGATCGGCCTTCGCGCTCAGCCTGATATTGGTGCCCTTCCTCGGCGGGGAGTTTATCCCGCAGCTCGATGAGGGTGACCTGGTGTTGCAGACCTGGCGTCTACCGAGCACTGCATTGAACCAATCCATCAAGGACTCTCTTGAAATTGAACGTGCCCTCCTCCGCTTCCCTGAGGTGCGGCAGGTCGTGTCGAGGATCGGGTCGCCGGAAATCGCGACCGACGTCATGGGAATGGACATGTCCGATGTCTTCGTGGCCCTCCGACCGCCGCGGGAGTGGAAGACCGGCATGACCAAAGAGCAGTTGATCGACCAGCTTGCCGCAGCCCTCGCGTCTGAGGTTCCCGGCGTGGGGATCAGCTTTACCCAGCCGATCGAGATGCGTTTCAATGAATTGATCGCCGGCATCAAATCCGACATTGGGCTCAAGATTTTCGGGGACGATCTCAAGATTCTCAAGGCAAAAGGGGACCAGGCGGCCCACATTCTGCGACAGATCCGTGGGGGCGAGGATGTCCGGGCCGAGCAGGTGGCCGGTCTCCCGGCGCTGCGGATCCAGGTAGACCGACGACGGATCGCCAGATACGGGATCAACACAGCCGATGTCCTGGCCGCTGTGGAGGCTGCCGGCGCCGGGCGGGTGGTGGGAACGGTCTTTGAAGGGCAGCGACGGTTTGCCCTGGTTGTCCGAGCGGTCGGCGGCAGTCCGACCGATCTCCCCTCCTTTCAGAACTTACCGGTCGCGGCGCCGAACGGCGCCCTCATCCCCCTGGCCCAACTGGCCTCTGTCAGTATCGAAGAGGGTCCCGCCCAGGTCAGCCGGGAGGATATCAGCCGGCGGATTGTCGTGGAAGCCAATGTGAGGGGCCGCGACCTCAGCTCGTTCGTGCGCGAAGCGCAGGACCGAATCGCCAAAGAGCTCACATTGCCGCCGGGCTATCATGTCAAGTGGGGCGGACAATTTGAAAACCTGGCGCGGGCAACAAGTCGCCTGGCCATCGTCGTTCCGCTCTCGCTGTGCCTGATCTTTGTCCTGCTGTATACCACTTTCAATGCGGTCCGACCTGCGCTGTTGATCTTTCTGAACGTTCCGCTGGCGGTAACCGGTGGAGTACTTGCGTTGGCCGTTCGCAGTTTACCGTTCAGCATCTCGGCAGGGGTCGGCTTTATTGCGCTATTTGGCGTGGCCGTCCTGAACGGCGTGGTGTTGATGAGTTATATCCTGCACCTTCGCGAAGAGGGGCTATCCGCGCGTGATGCGGCGTTGAGGGCCGCTGAGATCCGTCTGCGACCGGTCCTGATGACGGCTTTGGTAGCCGGTCTCGGCTTCATCCCGATGGCGCTGTCCCACGGCGTCGGCGCCGAAGTGCAGCGTCCGCTGGCCACGGTCGTCATCGGCGGCCTTATTACCTCGACACTACTGACACTCCTCGTCCTCCCGAGCCTCTACTACTGGTTCGAGCGTGAGCCCGGAAACGACGTGTCGTTTTCTGCTTGA